The Punica granatum isolate Tunisia-2019 chromosome 4, ASM765513v2, whole genome shotgun sequence genome has a window encoding:
- the LOC116203078 gene encoding uncharacterized protein LOC116203078, whose amino-acid sequence MDSHSSSYHSTSSVSGFYSFLANGLDELETTAFSANFLSFQYLQRVLSSLRSFHAQLTILVQKLRLPVGEKWLDEYMDESSKLWEACHVIKSAASAMEGYCSAGSNIVSSLLGFHDDEFGDYDHYRQVLWAIDGCRREYVGLTETNKTLIERRIEPLGLSFNENNISFPMQSNFNGFMGFRGVLYAMRNVTTLLLMILLEGLVYCGPVSSFTCEGDCNGGMPNMVFGSNFMASIARLRRRVADEMESIGQGMPGILLYELRRARFAIEEVRSEVKRSVDSGTEVVQVGEKAERLKVCFGGLRNGVESIVGQLDDFFDEIVEGRKKLLDLCSRR is encoded by the exons GGCCTTCTCAGCCAACTTCTTGTCCTTTCAGTACCTCCAGCGCGTCCTCTCATCGCTGCGGTCCTTCCACGCCCAACTCACCATCCTCGTACAGAAACTCCGGCTCCCTGTGGGTGAGAAGTGGCTCGACGAGTACATGGACGAGAGCTCAAAGCTCTGGGAAGCCTGCCATGTCATCAAGTCTGCTGCCTCCGCCATGGAGGGATACTGCAGCGCCGGCTCTAACATCGTCTCGTCTCTTCTCGGGTTTCATGATGACGAGTTCGGTGATTATGATCATTATCGACAG gtgctTTGGGCTATAGATGGTTGCAGAAGGGAGTATGTCGGGCTCACGGAGACGAACAAGACCTTGATCGAGAGAAGAATCGAGCCGCTCGGGCTCTCCTTCAACGAGAACAACATCTCGTTCCCGATGCAGTCTAACTTCAACGGGTTCATGGGGTTCCGGGGCGTCCTCTACGCGATGAGAAATGTGACCACGCTGCTCCTCATGATCCTTCTCGAAGGGCTGGTCTACTGCGGGCCAGTCTCTAGTTTCACCTGTGAGGGGGACTGTAACGGGGGGATGCCGAACATGGTCTTTGGGTCTAACTTCATGGCATCCATTGCGAGGTTGCGGAGAAGGGTGGCCGATGAGATGGAAAGCATCGGACAGGGAATGCCCGGGATTTTGTTGTATGAGCTTAGGAGGGCGAGGTTCGCGATTGAAGAGGTGAGGTCGGAGGTAAAGCGGAGCGTGGACAGTGGGACCGAAGTAGTCCAGGTCGGAGAGAAAGCCGAGAGGCTGAAGGTTTGCTTTGGAGGGCTGCGGAACGGGGTAGAGAGCATCGTGGGCCAGCTCGATGATTTCTTCGATGAAATAGTCGAAGGGAGGAAGAAGCTCTTGGACTTGTGCAGTCGTAGGTAA